From the Rhinatrema bivittatum chromosome 3, aRhiBiv1.1, whole genome shotgun sequence genome, one window contains:
- the LOC115087829 gene encoding akirin-2-like isoform X2: protein MACGATLKRTLEFDPLLSQASPKRRRCAPLSAPSAAASSPQKSLRMEPSPFGDVSSRLTAGQILYSIKQEHKRMQKRRHLESTFQQTDPCCSNDAQTHTFLLGGPAVSGASPASSPSPSPPPLKKEQPLFTLRQVGMICERLLKEREEKVREEYEEILTTKLAATSTLM from the exons ATGGCTTGCGGCGCTACGCTGAAAAGGACTCTGGAGTTCGACCCGCTACTGAGCCAGGCGTCCCCCAAGCGCCGGAGATGCGCGCCCCTGTCCGCGCCCAGCGCCGCCGCTTCCTCCCCGCAGAAGAGCCTCCGCATGGAGCCCTCGCCCTTCGGCGACGTGTCCTCGCGGCTCACGGCCG GACAGATTCTGTATAGCATAAAACAAGAGCATAaacgcatgcagaagaggagacaTTTGGAAAGTACTTTCCAGCAGACGGACCCTTGCTGTTCAAAtgatgcacagacacacactttTCTCCTTGGTGGGCCAGCTGTGTCAG GCGCCTCACCTGCATCATCACCATCGCCGTCACCACCACCACTGAAAAAAGAGCAGCCACTGTTTACACTAAGACAAGTCGGCATGATCTGTGAACGTTTGCTTAAAGAGCGTGAAGAGAAAGTCCGTGAAGAGTATGAAGAAATTTTAACCACAAAACTTGCAG